The following are encoded together in the Fusarium keratoplasticum isolate Fu6.1 chromosome 1, whole genome shotgun sequence genome:
- a CDS encoding Ppx-GppA domain-containing protein codes for MSTAAPDIITLDNLSQTLTPWNPEGESQLYAIVDMGSNGIRFSITSLAPPFTRLLRPIYSTRAPISLFDALTTTSKGLVFPSETINAVATTLARFQEVAVQHGVPGRHITILATEAMRRADNAADMLEAIASKTGGLRVSILEPAVETLFGAIMGSRSGLASVDGGALFLDLGGGSVQMTWVDTSKANYEIEAARAGVSLPFGAARLIRVLHEQPADVQAAEISKLQSGMQEAYANLCSRFPALDAIRAACMQGRDARVNVFMCGGGFRGYGSMLMHNDAVKLYPISSTNGYTAPGSLFSQVQRMRRINDEYDGRIFGLSRRRRQQFPAIATVIEAFLAAVPNVGNVTFCGGSNRQGALMMKLPLEIRESDPLNVLAAVTAEEKPIFDAVLDVLKNAFPKEVDFSAVPTVLTTGLGALFVREIWARQGYDADNNTSFVLHHAITRDADAPGLSHVSRALLALSTSARWGGNLGPLEAQLQQNLSDLLENQHRDAPFWASYTGAVAGLIAMALPVPPRTAEEVKNAINITSRIKKAEDKKDRIMLTIGVASANTEGVSLEDLADRVEGAAKKNGGKKPRFKITAQVSLQS; via the exons ATGTCTACAGCAGCTCCtgacatcatcaccctcgacaACTTGTCGCAAACCCTTACGCCATGGAACCCTGAAGGCGAGAGTCAGCTATATGCCATCGTCGACATGGGCAG CAATGGTATCCGATTCTCCATTACGTCTCTTGCCCCTCCCTTCACTCGGCTACTTCGTCCCATCTACTCAACTCGAGCCCCAATTTCTCTCTTTGATGCCCTCACCACTACCTCAAAGGGCCTTGTATTCCCTTCCGAGACCATCAATGCAGTTGCCACTACCCTTGCGCGCTTCCAAGAGGTTGCGGTGCAGCATGGAGTCCCAGGCAGGCACATCACCATTCTCGCCACCGAGGCCATGCGGCGGGCAGACAACGCCGCCGACATGCTTGAGGCCATTGCCTCTAAGACGGGAGGTCTCAGAGTGAGCATCTTGGAACCTGCAGTCGAGACCCTCTTCGGTGCTATTATGGGTTCGCGAAGTGGTCTCGCAAGTGTCGACGGTGGCGCCCTATTCCTGGACCTGGGAGGCGGCAGCGTGCAGATGACATGGGTCGACACCAGCAAGGCTAATTACGAGATCGAGGCCGCCCGAGCGGGTGTGAGCCTGCCCTTTGGAGCTGCCAGATTGATCCGCGTCCTGCACGAGCAGCCGGCCGATGTCCAAGCCGCCGAGATCTCCAAGCTCCAGTCCGGTATGCAAGAGGCATATGCGAATCTCTGCTCCCGCTTCCCAGCTCTCGACGCCATCCGGGCTGCCTGCATGCAGGGCCGCGATGCCCGCGTGAACGTCTTCATgtgcggcggcggcttccGAGGCTATGGTAGCATGCTCATGCACAACGACGCCGTGAAGCTGTATCCCATCTCGTCAACCAACGGCTACACTGCTCCAGGATCGCTCTTCTCTCAGGTTCAGAGGATGCGTAGGATCAACGACGAATATGATGGCCGTATCTTTGGCCTCtcgcgccgccgccgccaacaaTTTCCCGCCATTGCCACCGTGATCGAGGCGTTTCTGGCTGCTGTGCCTAATGTTGGCAATGTGACATTCTGCGGAGGATCCAATCGGCAGGGCGcactgatgatgaagctTCCCCTTGAGATTCGTGAGAGTGACCCTCTCAACGTTCTTGCTGCCGTcacggccgaggagaagccaatCTTTGATGCCGTCCTGGATGTCCTGAAGAACGCTTTCCCCAAGGAGGTGGACTTTTCTGCAGTGCCGACCGTCCTGACTACTGGCTTGGGTGCCTTGTTCGTACGCGAGATATGGGCTCGTCAGGGGTATGATGCAGACAACAACACTTCGTTTGTACTACACCATGCCATTACCCGAGACGCTGACGCCCCTGGTCTCTCACACGTCAGTCGTGCTCTTCTCGCACTGTCGACCTCAGCCCGATGGGGAGGGAACTTGGGACCTCTGGAGGCACAGCTTCAGCAAAACCTTTCTGATCTCCTCGAGAATCAGCACAGAGATGCCCCATTCTGGGCCTCATACACTGGTGCCGTGGCTGGTCTCATTGCCATGGCCCTACCCGTGCCTCCAAGGACTGCAGAGGAAGTCAAGAATGCCATCAA CATCACATCACGCATCAAGAAagccgaggacaagaaggacagAATCATGTTAACGATCGGAGTCGCCTCCGCCAACACAGAGGGTGTCAGTTTAGAAGATCTCGCCGACAGAGTCGAGGGAGCCGCCAAAAAGAACGgggggaagaagccaaggtTCAAGATAACCGCCCAAGTAAGCTTGCAGTCATAA
- a CDS encoding Annexin: protein MSYQGQGYGQPYGQQPQGYGQQYPPPPPGQYPPPQQPYGGGYQQQQGGYPQQGGYQQPQGHYPPPQQPPYGGYQQPPPPQPYGAPPGQYGAPPPQHHQQPYGGHSPAPPAPYGAPPPGAPYGAPPQQYGAPPTQPTPPSLGYGPPQIIQWDANPDAQALRKAMKGFGTDEKALISILSNKDPLQIDTLRAAYERAHRRNLVSDIQSETSSWFEKALVQLARGPLLSDVHNLHEAMSGPGTKELVLNDILLGRSNADLQAIKSAYYHTFHDKLENVVKGDLSMKTERHFMLVLAANRAEDSAPVDPRQVDDDVMQIYKATEGKLGTDEILVCSILSKRNDNQIRAIAHTYKQKFNKDLEKVIKSEFSGHMEDALLFQLRHATDKYMHAAKLLEDSMAGMGTKDHLLIARVIRFHWDRSTLANVKGAYQQRYGRSLGSRIKGETSGDYRRTMLAAIGEPW, encoded by the exons ATGTCTTATCAAGGACAGGGTTACGGTCAACCTTATGGCC AGCAGCCGCAAGGCTACGGCCAGCAAtatccccctcctccccctgGTCAATATCCCCCACCTCAGCAACCGTACGGCGGCGGATatcagcagcaacaaggaGGATATCCTCAACAGGGAGGTTATCAGCAGCCTCAGGGCCATTATCCACCTCCCCAGCAGCCTCCATATGGAGGATATCAGcaaccacctcctcctcagccctACGGCGCCCCTCCAGGCCAATAcggcgctcctcctcctcagcaccaccaacagccaTATGGCGGTCATTCGCCCGCTCCGCCCGCGCCCTACGGTGCCCCTCCACCTGGTGCACCCTACGGAGCGCCACCTCAGCAGTATGGCGCGCCGCCAACACAGCCAACCCCACCATCGCTGGGCTACGGTCCTCCTCAGATCATTCAATGGGACGCCAATCCGGATGCCCAGGCGCtgcgcaaggccatgaagggTTTTGGCACGGATGAGAAGGCATTgatctccatcctctctAACAAGGACCCTCTGCAGATTGATACCCTCCGTGCAGCTTACGAGAGAGCCCATCGCCGGAACTTGGTTTCTGACATTCAGAGCGAGACGAGCTCATGGTTTGAGAAGGCATTGGTTCAATTGGCTCGTGGTCCCCTTTTGTCCGATGTTCACAACCTCCACGAGGCAATGAGCGGACCTGGCACCAAGGAACTTGTTCTCAACGATATTCTGCTTGGACGATCAAATGCCGACCTGCAGGCCATCAAGAGCGCTTACTACCACACATTCCATGATAAGCTCGAGAATGTTGTAAAGGGCGATCTCAGCATGAAGACGGAGCGGCACTTCATGCTTGTCTTGGCTGCCAATAGAGCTGAAGATTCTGCCCCCGTGGACCCTCGCCAGGTTGACGACGATGTCATGCAAATCTACAAGGCCACCGAGGGCAAGCTGGGCACAGACGAGATTCTGGTCTGCAGCATATTGAGCAAGAGGAACGACAACCAGATCCGCGCCATTGCGCATACCTACAAGCAAAAGTTTAACAAGGATCTCGAAAAGGTTATCAAGAGT GAATTCTCTGGCCACATGGAGGATGCACTCCTCTTCCAGCTGCGCCATGCCACCGACAAGTACATGCACGCAgccaagcttctcgaggacTCAATGGCCGGCATGGGCACCAAGGACCATCTTCTCATTGCACGTGTTATCCGCTTCCACTGGGATCGCAGCACACTCGCCAACGTCAAGGGAGCCTACCAGCAACGATACGGCAGAAGCCTGGGAAGCCGGATCAAGGGAGAGACCTCGGGAGACTACAGGAGGACCATGCTGGCAGCAATCGGCGAGCCCTGGTAA
- a CDS encoding BTB domain-containing protein, whose translation MVPIFSPTGFGRFLDSHSRRTSSSTSHKPALSPSLSQPSTEPMATVLIGPKQQRFKVNKQLLCATSPFFAERFDDPSNSSRSISLWLPRESASMFGLFVDWVHLGLGFRQHLDEAVSNAYDAGDEATRNIHWSMIRLHLFASRLGLYRLQDLSMDAIQDLYLRCDWDVPPGLVTFLYTECEDLAAIRLRRWAVAMVAFSFTGGPRLTFHPQDSTASEPARFSDLLEELPEFAADYDMHMNKMRLSGLDIRFKNPQLRIPANRLRNEERAFGFRQCSFHSHRASVGERRCPHDAGSSKHRRVHPPGAAVPEQKGSESTGLTAPTRRYRDVVPKPLFSGPADEEPGEDDDEIAKAIKHVRSISSTLKT comes from the coding sequence ATGGTTCCCATCTTTAGCCCTACCGGCTTTGGCCGCTTCCTCGACAGTCACAGCCGGCGTACTTCAAGTAGCACCTCTCACAAGCCGGCGCTGTCACCGTCACTGTCACAACCTTCTACCGAGCCAATGGCAACCGTACTCATTGGTCCCAAGCAGCAGCgcttcaaggtcaacaagCAGCTCCTCTGCGcaacctcgcccttcttTGCCGAGCGCTTCGACGACCCCTCCAACTCCTCGAGGTCCATCTCCCTGTGGCTGCCCCGTGAGTCGGCCTCCATGTTTGGCCTCTTTGTCGACTGGGTCCACCTCGGTCTCGGTTTCCGTCAGCATCTCGATGAGGCCGTTTCCAACGCTTATGATGCTGGAGATGAGGCCACTCGCAACATCCACTGGTCCATGATTCGCCTGCACCTATTTGCTTCCCGTCTTGGTCTCTACCGCCTTCAGGATCTCTCTATGGACGCCATCCAGGACCTCTACCTGCGCTGCGACTGGGATGTCCCTCCTGGACTTGTCACATTCCTCTACACAGAATGTGAGGACCTCGCCGCTATCCGACTTCGACGCTGGGCTGTCGCCATGGTTGCCTTCTCCTTCACTGGCGGACCTCGCCTTACCTTTCACCCTCAAGACTCTACTGCCTCGGAACCAGCTCGCTTCAGTGAcctgctcgaggagctcccGGAATTCGCCGCCGACTACGACATGCACATGAACAAGATGCGCCTCTCAGGACTCGACATCCGCTTCAAGAACCCGCAGCTGCGTATCCCGGCCAACCGCCTCCGCAACGAAGAACGCGCCTTTGGTTTCCGACAGTGCTCCTTCCACTCACACCGCGCAAGCGTCGGCGAGCGCCGGTGCCCTCACGATGCCGGATCGTCAAAGCACCGCCGCGTGCACCCGCCGGGAGCCGCCGTGCCAGAGCAGAAGGGCTCCGAGTCGACCGGTCTCACGGCGCCGACACGGAGGTACCGCGACGTCGTGCCCAAGCCCCTATTCTCCGGCCCCGCGGATGAGGAACCGggagaggacgacgacgagatagccaaggccatcaagcacGTGAGGTCAATCTCGAGTACGCTCAAGACATGA
- a CDS encoding Rhamnogalacturonate lyase encodes MVNFKYLGALLGAAPALAAFGATESGNNLVVDSGNSNGFSITVSKSDCSINSIKFRGTEYQYKSQTSHIASGLGSASLSYTTISNKYVKVTCTANNGDFALTHYYVVQNGQSIVYMATDTKSEPKIGELRYIARLDNSKLPDEYPFGDASNTSGGSAVEGSDVFLVNGQTRSKFYSSERFIDNGVYCFRNSAKDVHACMVAHPSRSYEKSSGGPFFRDINTNNNGGFSALTFYMNSNHAQTEAYRQGFHGPYALSFSRSGIPKQKDFDFSFFSQLSISGFTTDASRGRVSGKATGVQSGFQGVVHWYNSNYQYWTYTSSNGDFTSPFMVPGTYTMVLYQGELKVASKSVSVSAGGTASSSIAADSDITTGKHTSVFRIGDWDGQPKGFRNADKQLRMHPSDKRMSSWGPLTYTVGSSSVGDFPMALFKTVNNPVTIKFNLDSAISGQATLRIGTTLAFASGRPQVVVNNSFTKAFGAPTKVDSRGVTRGAYRGLGEVYDAVIPAGTLKKGANTITIEVISGSSGTTYLNPNFIFDAVELFY; translated from the exons ATGGTAAACTTCAAGTATCTCGGTGCCCTTCTCGGCGCCGCCCCGGCTCTGGCAGCCTTTGGCGCCACCGAGTCTGGCAACAACTTGGTCGTTGACTCTGGCAACTCCAACGGCTTCTCCATCACCGTCAGCAAGAGTGACTgctccatcaactccatcaaGTTCCGCGGCACCGAGTACCAATACAAGTCGCAGACCTCTCACATCGCCtctggccttggctcggCCTCTCTCTCGTACACCACCATCAGCA ACAAGTATGTCAAGGTTACTTGCACTGCTAACAACGGTGACTTTGCCCTCACCCACTACTACGTGGTTCAGAACGGCCAGAGTATCGTCTACATGGCCACCGACACCAAGTCTGAGCCCAAGATTGGTGAGCTCCGCTACATTGCTCGCCTCGACAACTCCAAGCTGCCCGACGAGTACCCCTTCGGCGATGCCTCCAACACGTCTGGTGGCTCTGCCGTTGAGGGCTCTgacgtcttcctcgtcaacgGCCAGACCCGCTCTAAGTTCTACTCTTCGGAGCGCTTCATCGACAACGGCGTCTACTGCTTCCGCAACAGCGCCAAGGATGTCCACGCCTGCATGGTTGCTCACCCCTCGCGCTCTTACGAGAAGAGCTCCGGCGGCCCCTTCTTCCGcgacatcaacaccaacaacaacggcggCTTCAGCGCTCTCACCTTCTACATGAACTCGAACCACGCTCAGACTGAGGCCTACCGCCAGGGCTTCCACGGGCCGTAcgccctctccttctcccgctCTGGCATCCCTAAGCAGAAGGACTTTGACTTTAGCTTCTTCAGCCAGCTGTCCATCTCCGGTTTCACCACCGACGCTTCTCGCGGCAGGGTCAGCGGCAAGGCCACTGGCGTCCAGTCCGGATTCCAGGGCGTCGTCCACTGGTACAACAGCAACTACCAGTACTGGACCTACACCTCTTCCAACGGCGACTTCACCTCTCCTTTCATGGTTCCCGGCACTTACACCATGGTCCTCTACCAGGGTGAGCTCAAGGTCGCTTCCAAGAGCGTCAGTGTCTCGGCTGGCGgcaccgcctcctcctccatcgctGCCGACTCGGACATCACCACTGGCAAGCACACGAGCGTCTTCCGCATCGGCGACTGGGACGGCCAGCCCAAGGGCTTCCGCAACGCTGACAAGCAGCTCCGCATGCACCCTAGCGACAAGCGCATGTCCAGCTGGGGCCCTCTGACTTACACCGTTGGATCCAGCTCCGTCGGCGACTTCCCCATGGCCCTGTTCAAGACCGTCAACAACCCCGTCACCATCAAGTTCAACCTGGACTCTGCCATCTCTGGCCAGGCTACCCTCCGTATCGGCACCACCCTGGCCTTTGCTAGCGGCCGCCCCCAGGTCGTCGTCAACAACAGCTTCACCAAGGCTTTCGGTGCGCCCACCAAGGTCGACTCTCGGGGTGTTACCCGTGGTGCCTACCGTGGTCTCGGCGAGGTGTACGATGCTGTCATCCCTGCCGGCactctcaagaagggcgccaacaccatcaccattgaGGTTATCTCGGGAAGCTCTGGCACCACCTACCTGAACCCCAACTTCATCTTTGATGCCGTTGAGCTGTTCTACTAA